One genomic segment of [Phormidium] sp. ETS-05 includes these proteins:
- a CDS encoding right-handed parallel beta-helix repeat-containing protein, whose product MTSDKRTCGQWTVDNRKTMRLSGNRVAGLGAILAILAILIHGVRDDIDNHGFRYSERVIAATPTEIEAMARRVSVLISPNLTQKGDKLVVAGQKTGSGVLVARSGNTYYVLTALHVVSKTGGFHAISTADGAVYYVDATANSPDIIPLGKLAGTLGEKITGLDLALLKFTSQTPYEVARIAPLESATNEPVFISGWPNPDDLRLTVRQRRFAPGNLAEIVTPPIADGGYSLLYTSETSDGMSGGPIFNANGELIGIHGRGRGIENNCSTPEISANHSCGIPISLFLNSAQIQAAQIPFNAAPVTIVTTPSPVPTASPEPATTETVYYIDPQRGANKASAGKTPDNPFQSITYALQGAQPGTIINLAPGLYSSKEQFPIKIPTGVIIQGDESNQGQAIIISGGGWEMTRNAGRQNLAIVAGDRAEIKGVTITNPQGTGIWIENSNPIIRNNSFTKSQREGILITGMAAPVIENNKFHDNQANGIAIIGQSAGNIHQNQFYNNGFALVMGGASNPTIAANHLLGNRIGIIIIDSSQPVLQDNIIENNSQYGILIQPQAELPDIQNNLFRANKISNTLIAETNPTNLTLPASLPRFPFSCIQYDRGWATFAQNGSNSIPQPLLIWNESQLLPPQTRCQDVTTKLNGIITVNGNRLEDMLLTTGELNNSNAICFVRDIQEKCEPENLILNVMGNHGEALKNIFIVQPPANSIQKIGGETIAPLQPLAQILQPEPGLWFVK is encoded by the coding sequence GTGACAAGTGACAAGCGGACTTGCGGACAATGGACAGTTGATAATCGAAAAACCATGAGATTATCTGGGAATAGAGTTGCTGGTCTTGGTGCAATATTGGCGATATTAGCTATTTTGATTCATGGCGTCAGGGATGATATTGATAATCATGGCTTCAGGTATTCTGAAAGGGTAATAGCCGCTACACCGACGGAAATTGAGGCAATGGCGCGGCGAGTGTCGGTGCTGATTAGTCCCAATTTGACCCAAAAAGGTGATAAACTGGTGGTGGCGGGGCAAAAAACTGGTAGTGGGGTGTTGGTGGCTCGGTCTGGCAATACTTATTATGTGCTGACCGCTTTGCACGTGGTGAGCAAAACTGGGGGTTTCCACGCAATTTCTACTGCAGATGGTGCGGTGTATTATGTGGATGCCACCGCCAATAGCCCGGATATCATACCATTAGGGAAGCTGGCAGGCACTCTGGGGGAAAAAATCACCGGATTAGATTTGGCTTTGCTGAAATTCACCAGCCAAACTCCCTATGAAGTAGCGAGAATTGCCCCCCTAGAATCTGCAACTAACGAACCAGTTTTTATCAGCGGTTGGCCAAATCCTGATGATTTGCGCCTTACTGTGCGTCAGCGTCGCTTTGCTCCGGGAAATCTCGCCGAAATCGTCACTCCCCCCATTGCTGATGGTGGTTACAGCTTGCTCTACACCAGTGAAACTAGCGATGGCATGAGTGGCGGCCCCATTTTCAATGCTAATGGTGAATTAATCGGGATTCATGGCAGAGGTAGGGGGATTGAAAACAATTGTAGCACGCCAGAAATTAGCGCTAACCATAGCTGCGGGATTCCCATTAGTCTTTTTCTCAATTCTGCGCAAATTCAAGCTGCCCAAATTCCGTTTAATGCGGCTCCTGTGACAATTGTCACTACTCCCTCTCCTGTTCCTACTGCATCGCCGGAACCAGCTACTACAGAAACGGTTTATTATATCGACCCCCAGCGTGGTGCGAATAAAGCTAGTGCAGGGAAAACTCCCGATAATCCTTTTCAGAGCATTACTTACGCTTTGCAAGGGGCGCAACCGGGCACTATTATTAATTTAGCACCGGGTTTGTATAGTAGTAAAGAACAATTTCCCATAAAAATTCCGACTGGGGTGATTATTCAAGGTGATGAAAGTAATCAAGGGCAAGCAATTATTATCAGTGGTGGCGGTTGGGAGATGACGCGCAATGCAGGGAGACAAAATCTGGCGATTGTGGCGGGCGATCGAGCCGAAATCAAAGGCGTCACCATCACCAACCCCCAAGGCACTGGCATTTGGATAGAAAACAGTAATCCCATCATCCGTAACAACAGTTTTACTAAAAGCCAGCGAGAAGGAATTCTCATCACTGGGATGGCTGCCCCCGTCATAGAAAACAACAAATTTCACGACAACCAAGCTAACGGTATTGCCATTATCGGTCAAAGTGCTGGCAATATTCACCAAAATCAATTTTACAATAATGGCTTTGCCTTAGTTATGGGAGGCGCCAGCAATCCTACTATAGCAGCAAATCACCTACTTGGCAACCGCATCGGTATCATTATTATTGATAGTTCTCAGCCTGTATTACAAGATAACATTATTGAAAATAACAGTCAATACGGCATTTTAATCCAGCCCCAAGCTGAACTACCCGATATCCAAAATAATCTATTTCGTGCCAATAAAATCAGCAACACCCTGATTGCCGAAACTAATCCAACTAATCTCACTTTACCCGCATCATTACCCAGATTCCCCTTTTCCTGTATCCAGTACGATCGGGGTTGGGCCACCTTCGCCCAAAACGGCAGCAATTCCATCCCCCAACCCCTGCTCATTTGGAATGAATCCCAATTGCTACCCCCCCAAACCCGCTGTCAAGATGTCACTACCAAACTCAACGGCATCATCACCGTGAATGGCAATCGCCTAGAAGATATGCTCTTAACCACCGGAGAATTAAACAATAGCAATGCCATTTGCTTCGTGCGGGATATCCAAGAAAAATGTGAGCCAGAGAATCTAATATTAAACGTGATGGGCAACCACGGGGAAGCCTTGAAAAACATCTTCATCGTGCAACCGCCAGCAAACTCTATCCAAAAAATCGGGGGGGAAACCATTGCCCCCCTGCAACCCCTTGCCCAAATTTTGCAACCAGAACCAGGTTTGTGGTTTGTAAAGTAA
- a CDS encoding CHAT domain-containing protein, with translation MLPSARVLFWSPLSAILGGLLLSLGLIDVAEAEAPQVVAQVIPAADGTGTVVEVQGNRYEITGGKTSADGANLFHSLQEFGLTQGQIADFMSSPDIRNILGRVSGGNASIIDGLIQVSGGNANLFLMNPAGIVFGPNASLNVLGSFTATTATGIGFDSGWFEAFGNNDYWALVGNPNAFSFRVDQPGSIINHGNLEIINGNLSLIGGTVVNSGSLMAPAGDIMVKAVPGSHLVRISQPGHLLSLEVESSSSGFSPVSLPQLLTGSKVNHATTAKVTDSGEVILSGSGLSVRDGDVVVAGLQQPRIEGKTVNLTAHNHLTLVSNDIRTDGDMQLKAPGVVTVRDGSFTAGGNLTIQGNGSIDILAIPGVNSYPFQSGADIALVSDGNIYTDSHFNARGGFSIQNLAGDAATLISRYDPIITAQGNVIFGDYTGVSLKVEATGSITGRNITITGPDTTLGTSSDPDAATLRNSPAVIIRAGVANLSSGPNLPPDTTAEGTTFVVAPGGLSDRLIVGTISVPGGPVILNAAGNMLVDDVSTGGGEINLSAGGNINASGLNSSNSNGNGGAITINAGGSITGDILNSSSFSGLGGNITLNSPTDINILSINAQGGGLVNITAGNFFRATGSFTDRNGISASIATTTDASTGGGINIRHGGGTTTPFIIGDATTNGTAAAITSGVETVAPSFPVPVPPGVFNRSNITIITDSPELPPEPEPEVIPPEEIIPEQPVTEPETSIPNEPVIAPVTSNPQQPGISGENIIPEEPVINPETSIPEQPVVNPEDIIPEQPGVAGENIVTEPPVIVPDNIDVTGNIIDAEILAQFSATEVQTTILKDLQASVASVSEDVNNQILFTSVDTRATVSVTPLPYGANSFTVDTNIFPQSQRPSPQFLGFDSQNAGFQALLDSFSDGGSEFEGSFANYEGELSAADAQFAEEFDVAAADLIADSITADAKVVDTGGLSFGDNVASGGGGSGGGGSGGGNGANSGGANSGGANGGGDIANAGGGNGASGGGNGANGGANGDANGGGGNNAADGNGGGDASSDGGDGAANSDGAADAANSTGGGSSSSDSASVDAKMDRIFSGSDLEGTVWQVEQYRNQEFEEYLGVKANLDRQAVAISNFRNTLKELNEETGTNTAIIYMVARQEQLEIVIFTSEGDPIRTSVPEAKREVLMPLVTKLRSELTNPRKRNTTSYLPLAQELYKLMIAPIEEALEGKTIDSLVFSMDSGLRSLPIGALHDGEKFLAEKYSLGMIPSFALLDATYRSLKDANILAMGASQFIDNTPLPAVPVELKTITAELGADRYYLNQEFTRANLSQSRSGDGAQILHLATHADFQPGALTNSYIHLWNDKLTLDQIPDMGWGNPPLDLLVISACRSALGDREAELGLAGLAVKSGVRSAIASLWSVSDEGTLALMSEFYRQLETAPTKAEALRRAQVAVIRGEITVQNGTLRAASRGAAIELPPELAGVTRESLGHPYYWSAFTVIGSPW, from the coding sequence ATGCTACCATCAGCAAGGGTGTTATTTTGGTCGCCATTATCGGCAATTCTGGGGGGGTTGTTGCTCTCATTGGGGTTGATTGATGTGGCAGAAGCTGAGGCACCACAGGTAGTGGCGCAAGTGATTCCCGCTGCGGATGGTACGGGAACAGTGGTAGAAGTGCAGGGGAATCGATATGAGATTACTGGGGGCAAGACTTCGGCTGATGGAGCTAATTTATTCCATAGTCTGCAGGAATTTGGGCTGACTCAAGGGCAAATTGCTGATTTTATGTCCTCTCCCGATATCCGCAATATTTTAGGTAGGGTATCTGGGGGTAATGCTTCGATTATTGATGGGTTGATTCAGGTTAGCGGTGGTAATGCTAATCTGTTTTTGATGAACCCAGCGGGGATTGTGTTTGGCCCAAATGCTAGTTTAAATGTCCTGGGGTCGTTTACCGCGACTACCGCCACGGGTATCGGGTTTGATTCGGGGTGGTTTGAGGCTTTTGGAAATAATGATTATTGGGCCTTGGTGGGAAATCCCAATGCTTTTAGTTTTAGGGTTGACCAGCCTGGAAGTATTATCAATCATGGAAATTTAGAGATAATAAATGGCAATTTAAGTTTAATTGGGGGCACGGTAGTTAATAGTGGTTCCCTGATGGCTCCGGCTGGGGATATTATGGTGAAAGCGGTGCCCGGTAGTCATCTGGTGAGAATTTCTCAACCCGGACATCTGCTTAGTTTAGAGGTTGAGTCCTCTAGTTCTGGGTTTTCTCCGGTGTCCCTACCACAACTGCTCACTGGAAGTAAGGTTAATCATGCGACTACTGCCAAGGTGACTGACTCTGGTGAGGTGATTCTGAGTGGTTCTGGGTTGTCGGTGCGTGATGGGGATGTGGTGGTGGCTGGGCTGCAGCAACCAAGAATAGAGGGGAAAACGGTTAATCTCACTGCTCACAACCATCTCACTTTAGTATCAAATGATATCCGCACTGATGGGGATATGCAGTTAAAGGCGCCTGGGGTGGTGACGGTAAGGGATGGCAGTTTTACCGCTGGCGGGAACCTGACGATTCAAGGGAATGGAAGTATTGATATTTTGGCGATTCCAGGGGTGAATAGTTATCCTTTCCAATCTGGAGCTGATATTGCTTTAGTGAGTGATGGAAATATTTATACTGATTCTCACTTTAATGCCAGAGGTGGTTTCTCGATTCAGAATCTGGCGGGGGATGCGGCGACTCTGATTAGTCGGTATGACCCCATTATCACGGCGCAAGGTAATGTGATTTTTGGGGATTATACGGGGGTGTCGCTGAAGGTGGAGGCGACGGGAAGTATTACTGGCAGGAATATTACGATTACTGGGCCGGATACGACTTTGGGGACATCTTCTGACCCAGATGCGGCGACCCTACGCAATAGTCCGGCGGTGATTATTCGTGCTGGTGTGGCAAATTTAAGCAGTGGGCCGAATTTACCTCCCGATACTACCGCTGAGGGGACTACTTTTGTGGTGGCTCCAGGAGGGTTGTCCGATCGGCTGATTGTGGGCACTATCTCAGTACCGGGCGGCCCGGTCATCTTGAATGCGGCTGGTAATATGTTGGTGGATGATGTCAGCACTGGCGGCGGCGAAATCAACCTCAGTGCTGGGGGCAATATCAATGCTAGTGGTTTAAATTCCAGTAACAGTAATGGCAATGGTGGTGCTATTACGATAAATGCTGGCGGTAGTATTACCGGAGATATCCTCAATTCTAGTAGTTTTTCCGGTCTTGGCGGCAATATCACCCTCAATTCGCCTACAGATATCAACATCTTATCAATCAATGCTCAGGGTGGCGGCCTAGTCAATATCACAGCGGGCAACTTCTTCCGGGCTACGGGGAGTTTTACCGACAGAAACGGCATCTCTGCTAGTATTGCTACCACCACTGACGCATCCACTGGCGGCGGGATTAATATCCGCCACGGTGGCGGTACGACAACTCCTTTTATTATCGGTGATGCCACTACTAACGGCACTGCCGCCGCTATTACTAGCGGGGTGGAAACTGTTGCTCCCTCTTTCCCAGTTCCTGTACCGCCGGGGGTTTTCAACCGCAGTAATATCACGATTATTACTGATAGCCCAGAATTACCACCAGAACCAGAACCGGAAGTAATTCCGCCAGAGGAGATTATCCCGGAACAGCCTGTGACTGAACCGGAAACTAGCATCCCCAACGAGCCAGTTATCGCCCCGGTAACTAGCAACCCGCAGCAGCCGGGGATTTCGGGAGAAAATATCATTCCCGAAGAGCCAGTTATCAACCCGGAAACTAGCATCCCTGAACAGCCAGTTGTCAACCCGGAAGATATCATCCCCGAACAGCCAGGGGTTGCTGGGGAAAACATCGTCACGGAACCGCCGGTTATTGTCCCGGACAACATTGATGTCACGGGAAATATCATTGATGCTGAGATTCTGGCTCAATTTTCCGCTACTGAGGTGCAAACCACCATCTTAAAGGATTTGCAGGCATCAGTGGCTAGTGTCAGCGAGGATGTGAATAATCAGATTTTATTTACCAGTGTCGATACTCGCGCTACGGTTAGCGTTACGCCGCTTCCCTACGGGGCTAATTCTTTTACTGTTGACACCAACATCTTCCCCCAGAGTCAGCGCCCTTCGCCGCAGTTTTTGGGTTTCGATAGTCAAAATGCCGGTTTCCAAGCCCTTTTGGACTCTTTCAGTGATGGAGGGTCAGAATTTGAGGGCAGTTTTGCCAATTATGAAGGGGAGTTATCCGCTGCGGATGCCCAGTTTGCCGAAGAATTTGATGTGGCTGCTGCTGATTTAATTGCCGATTCTATTACGGCTGACGCGAAAGTAGTGGACACTGGCGGTTTGTCCTTTGGCGATAATGTTGCTAGTGGTGGCGGTGGTTCCGGTGGTGGTGGTTCCGGTGGGGGCAATGGTGCCAACTCTGGTGGTGCCAACTCTGGTGGCGCTAATGGTGGCGGCGACATTGCTAACGCTGGTGGTGGCAATGGTGCTTCCGGTGGGGGCAATGGCGCTAATGGTGGCGCTAATGGTGACGCTAATGGTGGTGGGGGTAATAACGCCGCTGATGGGAATGGTGGTGGTGACGCCTCTAGTGATGGCGGTGATGGAGCGGCGAATAGTGACGGAGCTGCTGATGCCGCCAACTCTACTGGTGGTGGGAGTAGTTCTTCTGACAGTGCCAGTGTTGATGCCAAAATGGATCGGATTTTTAGCGGTAGCGATTTAGAAGGCACGGTATGGCAAGTGGAGCAATACCGCAACCAGGAATTTGAAGAGTATTTGGGGGTGAAGGCTAATCTCGATCGCCAAGCCGTAGCCATATCTAATTTCCGCAACACCCTGAAAGAACTCAACGAAGAAACCGGCACTAATACTGCCATCATCTACATGGTGGCGCGCCAGGAACAATTAGAAATCGTCATTTTCACCAGTGAAGGCGACCCCATCCGCACCAGCGTCCCGGAAGCCAAACGGGAAGTGCTGATGCCTCTGGTGACGAAGCTGCGATCGGAACTCACCAATCCCCGCAAACGCAATACTACCAGTTATTTGCCCCTCGCCCAAGAGTTATATAAATTGATGATTGCTCCCATAGAAGAAGCCTTGGAGGGTAAAACTATAGACTCTTTGGTGTTTTCTATGGATTCTGGGTTGCGCTCTCTCCCCATTGGGGCTTTGCACGACGGTGAAAAGTTCCTCGCAGAAAAGTACAGCTTGGGGATGATTCCCAGTTTTGCCTTGCTTGATGCTACTTATCGTTCTCTCAAAGATGCCAACATCCTGGCAATGGGAGCGAGTCAATTTATCGATAACACTCCCCTCCCCGCTGTTCCCGTAGAGTTGAAAACCATTACCGCCGAGTTGGGGGCTGACAGATATTACCTCAATCAAGAGTTTACCCGCGCCAATCTTTCCCAGTCGAGGTCTGGGGATGGAGCGCAAATTCTCCACCTAGCTACTCACGCCGATTTTCAGCCCGGAGCCTTAACTAATTCTTATATTCACTTGTGGAATGACAAGCTGACTTTAGACCAAATTCCTGATATGGGATGGGGCAACCCACCTCTGGATTTGTTGGTAATTTCTGCCTGTCGCAGTGCCTTGGGAGACCGAGAAGCGGAGTTGGGTTTAGCAGGTTTAGCGGTGAAAAGTGGGGTCAGAAGTGCTATAGCTAGTTTGTGGTCTGTGAGCGATGAAGGCACTTTGGCTTTGATGAGTGAATTTTACCGCCAACTAGAAACCGCTCCCACAAAAGCAGAAGCTCTCCGGCGGGCCCAGGTGGCGGTAATTCGTGGGGAAATTACGGTGCAAAATGGTACTTTGCGAGCGGCAAGCCGAGGTGCCGCGATCGAGCTGCCACCGGAACTAGCTGGCGTAACGCGAGAAAGTCTGGGACATCCTTATTATTGGTCAGCTTTTACGGTGATTGGTAGTCCCTGGTAA